The genome window TAACCAAGAAGTTGACCGCGGCATTTTAGTTTGTGGTACAGGCATTGGTATGAGTATTGCAGCTAATAAAGTAAAAGGTATTCGTTGCGCGCTTGTTGGTGATACATTTAGCGCTCATGCAACGCGTGAACATAATGATACAAATGTCCTTGCGCTTGGAGCGAGAGTCATAGGTCCAGGGCTAGCAGAAGACATTGTCAAAATTTGGCTAAACACCGATTACGAAGGTGGCCGACATGCAAACCGTGTTGGACAAATTACAGCGTACGAAGATAGCCACGCTTAAAAAATAATCATAACGACCAAGTCTAA of Listeria monocytogenes contains these proteins:
- the rpiB gene encoding ribose 5-phosphate isomerase B, whose product is MTVSKVAIASDHGGIELRKSIISYLESVGISYEEFGPETPESVDYPGLAITVSEKVVNQEVDRGILVCGTGIGMSIAANKVKGIRCALVGDTFSAHATREHNDTNVLALGARVIGPGLAEDIVKIWLNTDYEGGRHANRVGQITAYEDSHA